Proteins from a genomic interval of Saccopteryx leptura isolate mSacLep1 chromosome 13, mSacLep1_pri_phased_curated, whole genome shotgun sequence:
- the TLNRD1 gene encoding talin rod domain-containing protein 1, producing MASGSAGKPTGEATSPAPASAVGGTSSQPRKRLVSVCDQCKGKMQLVADLLLLSSEARPVLFEGPASTGAGTESFEQCRDTIIARTKGLSILTHDVQSQLNMGRFGEAGDSLLELGDLVVSLTECSAHAAYLAAVATPGAQPAQPGLVDRYRVTRCRHEVEQGCAMLRATPLAEMTPQLLLEVSQGLSRNLKFLTDACALASDKSRDRFAREQFKLGVKCMSTSASALLACVREVKAAPSELARSRCALFSGPLVQAVSALVGFATEPQFLGRAAALSSEGKAVQTAILGGAMSVVSACVLLTQCLRDLAQYPDGGAKMSDHRERLRNSACAVSEGCTLLSQALRERSSPRTLPPVNSNSVN from the coding sequence ATGGCTAGCGGCAGCGCGGGGAAGCCCACTGGCGAGGCAACTTCTCCAGCTCCTGCGAGCGCAGTCGGCGGGACCAGCTCACAGCCGCGGAAAAGGCTGGTGTCGGTGTGCGACCAGTGCAAGGGCAAGATGCAGCTGGTGGCTGACCTGCTGCTGCTGTCGAGCGAGGCCCGGCCTGTGCTCTTCGAGGGCCCTGCCTCCACCGGTGCCGGCACCGAGTCCTTTGAGCAATGCCGGGACACAATCATCGCACGCACCAAGGGGCTCTCCATCCTCACCCACGACGTGCAGAGCCAGCTCAACATGGGCCGCTTCGGAGAGGCCGGGGACAGCCTGCTGGAGCTGGGGGACCTAGTGGTGTCACTGACGGAATGCTCAGCCCACGCGGCCTACCTGGCGGCAGTGGCCACGCCAGGCGCCCAGCCCGCGCAGCCGGGGCTGGTGGACCGCTACCGTGTGACCCGCTGCCGCCACGAGGTGGAGCAGGGCTGTGCCATGCTGCGTGCCACTCCACTGGCTGAGATGACCCCTCAGCTGCTGCTGGAGGTGTCACAGGGCCTGTCGCGTAACCTCAAGTTCCTGACAGATGCATGCGCCCTGGCCAGTGACAAGTCCCGGGACCGCTTTGCGCGCGAACAGTTCAAGCTGGGCGTCAAGTGCATGAGCACGAGCGCATCAGCGCTGCTGGCCTGCGTGCGCGAGGTCAAAGCGGCGCCCAGTGAGCTGGCGCGCAGCCGCTGCGCACTTTTCAGCGGGCCGCTAGTGCAGGCGGTGAGCGCGCTGGTGGGCTTTGCCACCGAGCCACAGTTCCTGGGTCGCGCGGCGGCTTTGAGCTCCGAGGGCAAGGCGGTGCAGACTGCCATCCTCGGTGGGGCCATGAGCGTGGTGTCAGCCTGCGTGCTCCTGACCCAGTGCCTCAGGGATCTGGCGCAGTACCCTGACGGGGGCGCCAAGATGTCGGACCACAGGGAGAGGCTGAGGAACTCGGCCTGTGCCGTGTCTGAAGGCTGCACCCTGCTATCTCAGGCTTTAAGGGAGAGGTCTTCGCCCAGGACTTTACCGCCAGTGAATTCCAATTCTGTGAATTAG